The Halalkalicoccus sp. CGA53 genome window below encodes:
- a CDS encoding branched-chain amino acid ABC transporter permease — MKLNPIVERDGETRIRVMKGLELSKKQSLIGGFLLLLLIAAIDLTRLIPGIGYRSLHTGMAFGLAALGVNLLLRHLKLVSFGHAAFFGVSAYTIAVLVFHFGFQHVLPLILVAVILGVTLAVVMGYFIADYIGLYFALLTLAVNAILYYSVRRSAFFHRTDGLAVRADGQRPTILGQQLSTELYELAIHMLTVVVLVGSLLFMWRLINSPYGQALNAIGQNRVRAEFIGIRTKNYVWGAFTISAVFASFGGALWVLYRLHTGPEQSLFVFRSGEMLFAVIIGGIHTLTGPIIGGIILIFLLDNIHVYTSYFNAIIGLLLILIVFFFPNGVIGSIDDINREVKQLRRDPKQSIRRMQAHIHAVVLMWYRNIRDIFSR, encoded by the coding sequence ATGAAACTTAATCCGATCGTCGAACGTGACGGCGAAACTCGAATTCGGGTAATGAAAGGACTCGAGCTAAGTAAGAAACAATCGTTGATCGGCGGTTTTCTCCTTCTCCTCCTCATCGCAGCTATCGACCTGACGCGATTGATTCCAGGAATCGGCTATCGGAGTCTGCACACCGGCATGGCGTTCGGGTTGGCTGCATTAGGCGTGAACCTGCTCCTCCGACACCTAAAACTCGTTTCGTTCGGTCATGCGGCGTTCTTTGGCGTCAGTGCATACACGATCGCCGTATTGGTATTCCACTTCGGCTTTCAGCATGTGCTTCCGCTAATTCTGGTCGCTGTAATTCTCGGAGTTACACTGGCTGTCGTTATGGGTTACTTTATAGCCGACTACATCGGACTGTATTTCGCGTTGCTCACGTTGGCGGTAAACGCAATCCTCTACTACTCCGTCCGCCGCAGCGCATTCTTCCACCGGACAGACGGCCTAGCTGTACGAGCCGACGGTCAACGACCGACGATCTTGGGACAGCAACTATCGACTGAATTATACGAACTCGCCATACATATGCTGACTGTGGTCGTGTTGGTTGGCTCGCTTCTCTTTATGTGGCGGTTGATCAACTCGCCATATGGACAGGCACTCAACGCAATCGGGCAGAACCGTGTCCGAGCTGAGTTCATTGGTATTCGGACCAAAAACTACGTATGGGGAGCGTTCACTATCTCAGCGGTCTTTGCATCGTTTGGCGGCGCGCTCTGGGTCCTATACCGGCTTCACACCGGACCCGAACAGAGTCTGTTCGTGTTCCGTTCGGGGGAGATGCTATTTGCGGTAATCATCGGTGGTATTCACACTCTCACCGGACCGATAATCGGAGGAATTATTCTCATATTCCTTCTCGATAACATCCACGTATATACTAGCTACTTCAATGCCATCATCGGATTGCTTCTCATTTTAATTGTATTCTTCTTCCCGAACGGTGTCATTGGATCGATCGACGATATCAACCGCGAAGTGAAACAGCTACGGCGCGATCCTAAACAGTCGATCAGACGAATGCAGGCGCACATCCACGCAGTAGTCTTAATGTGGTATCGAAATATCAGGGATATATTTTCGCGGTAA
- a CDS encoding ABC transporter ATP-binding protein → MLETKNLKKLFGNLAATDGVDFQLGQTPDEVVFIVGPNGAGKTTLVNLITGHLSPDSGMITLDGEEITALDPTTRVNRGIIRSFQIVNLFDEMTVRDNVRITVLSNHGITKSLFSLKDEHEVVESEVEYILDTFGLNDISNEVAAELSHGQRKLLDVAMTFGLEPRYLFLDEPTAGIPSGMKVDIIETILEVSRREEIPIATIEHDMELVLEYADRVVALHEGKVLREGPADLIREDNELRRKLLGVKA, encoded by the coding sequence ATGTTAGAAACTAAGAACCTCAAGAAGTTGTTCGGAAATCTAGCAGCGACCGACGGGGTCGACTTTCAACTTGGACAGACACCCGATGAAGTCGTCTTCATCGTGGGACCCAATGGAGCCGGTAAGACCACCCTCGTTAACTTAATTACGGGGCATCTGTCTCCCGACTCCGGGATGATTACGCTTGATGGCGAAGAGATCACAGCGTTGGATCCTACGACTAGGGTGAACCGAGGCATTATCCGAAGCTTTCAGATAGTCAATTTATTCGACGAAATGACTGTTCGAGATAATGTGAGGATCACAGTTCTGTCGAATCACGGCATTACAAAAAGCCTATTCAGCCTAAAAGACGAACACGAAGTAGTCGAATCGGAAGTCGAATATATACTTGACACCTTCGGTCTCAATGACATTTCTAACGAAGTCGCCGCAGAACTCTCTCACGGGCAACGAAAGCTTCTAGACGTTGCAATGACGTTCGGTCTTGAGCCACGCTATTTGTTCTTGGATGAACCGACTGCTGGTATCCCGTCGGGGATGAAGGTAGACATCATCGAGACCATCCTTGAGGTCTCTCGCCGTGAGGAGATTCCAATTGCGACCATCGAACACGACATGGAGCTCGTACTCGAATATGCCGACCGAGTAGTAGCGCTCCATGAAGGAAAGGTACTCCGAGAAGGCCCCGCAGACCTTATTCGGGAAGACAATGAACTCCGCCGGAAGCTGTTAGGGGTGAAAGCATGA
- a CDS encoding branched-chain amino acid ABC transporter permease yields MLGSFIAHTLNGLYWGSILFLITAGLSIVLGILGVLNLAHGELYALGAYLGITVFGLLMGLVVIPETIAQYILFGGIILLGILIAAAILIPLASIIEVVLFRPIYDRAEEYQLLLTFGLLLILHDGIKLFWGEGSVSSSAPYSGLNRIPTTELVGFSYPSYNIFVIISGFILFVSLLWFFDNTKQGLIIRALAIDREMATAIGIDTKKMFTVVFAFGAFLAGMGGAMAAPPITANLGMGIEPLILAFVIIVIGGVGSIKGTYIAAIMVGLLSRWATWLYPPVELVIPFLLMLIVLLIKPQGLFSSWGELS; encoded by the coding sequence ATGTTAGGAAGTTTTATAGCACATACGCTAAACGGACTGTACTGGGGTTCGATCCTGTTCCTGATTACAGCCGGATTGAGCATCGTGCTTGGCATCCTCGGCGTGCTAAATCTTGCACATGGGGAATTGTACGCGCTCGGTGCGTACCTCGGGATTACAGTGTTCGGTCTTCTAATGGGGTTAGTCGTCATCCCTGAGACGATCGCACAGTACATCCTCTTCGGTGGCATCATCCTCCTTGGCATTCTAATCGCTGCGGCGATATTGATCCCGTTAGCTTCTATCATTGAGGTGGTTCTATTTCGACCGATATACGATCGAGCAGAGGAATATCAGCTATTGTTAACTTTCGGATTATTATTAATACTACATGATGGGATCAAACTGTTCTGGGGTGAAGGCTCCGTTTCGAGTTCTGCGCCGTACTCTGGATTGAACCGAATCCCAACGACAGAATTGGTCGGATTCTCATACCCTTCTTATAACATATTTGTTATTATCAGTGGATTCATCCTGTTTGTTTCACTCCTGTGGTTTTTCGACAACACGAAGCAGGGGTTGATCATTCGCGCGTTAGCCATTGACCGCGAGATGGCTACGGCCATTGGCATCGACACGAAAAAGATGTTCACTGTCGTGTTCGCATTCGGCGCGTTTCTGGCCGGTATGGGTGGTGCAATGGCCGCTCCTCCAATCACCGCGAACCTGGGGATGGGGATCGAGCCGCTGATCCTCGCCTTTGTTATCATCGTTATTGGTGGCGTCGGCAGTATCAAAGGGACCTATATCGCGGCGATCATGGTTGGACTGCTCAGCAGATGGGCGACGTGGCTGTATCCACCGGTCGAACTGGTAATTCCGTTCCTCCTCATGTTAATCGTTCTCCTGATCAAACCACAAGGGCTGTTCAGCTCCTGGGGCGAGCTCTCATGA
- a CDS encoding ABC transporter substrate-binding protein produces MGRRKLIKAMGAGSAAAALAGCGALLPDDDEDSAETNGDVPDDPIEVGFQITLDGPGFVLTEQQVAAMEIAVDRINDSGGIAGREVEVETLNEGEGAIENHERFVDDEKDVIFGPATSGAVASVAPVADELGTLTIFPDGAAFTLFEDTHTDPELVFRFQNPDITETVVAARAVVEHLGGDNIDSIANVSPDYEFGHTQWEGFSTAVEALGGDVEVVYEGWPDLFADDMSSHVTEVASLEPDVLFTSMWGGDMSLFLRQGNEVGMWDEVGVHATTIGYGGAPDFTQEEVEAADPTVMVGRNYIYNYPPEPMAPAVHELHEELQNWGVSAVYGYTMSTYGAMTWYATAAERAVQLLGRWPEAEELAEIMSNHGFATPSVFCATDPDYFNGRQAFSNLHSGELTWDDENDHAGWTNVREWSPIGNHPPPGVQSMDWLEGW; encoded by the coding sequence ATGGGGCGTCGGAAATTAATAAAGGCGATGGGGGCTGGTAGTGCCGCAGCAGCACTTGCGGGGTGTGGCGCATTACTGCCCGACGACGACGAAGATAGTGCGGAGACCAACGGAGACGTTCCGGACGATCCAATTGAGGTCGGCTTTCAGATCACTCTCGACGGACCCGGGTTCGTCTTAACAGAGCAGCAAGTCGCAGCGATGGAGATTGCCGTCGACCGAATCAACGACTCCGGAGGAATCGCAGGCCGGGAGGTCGAGGTCGAGACTTTGAATGAAGGTGAGGGAGCGATCGAGAACCACGAACGGTTCGTAGATGACGAAAAGGACGTTATCTTTGGCCCGGCCACGTCTGGAGCTGTGGCCTCAGTAGCGCCGGTCGCCGATGAGCTAGGTACATTAACAATCTTCCCAGACGGAGCGGCGTTTACCCTTTTTGAAGATACCCATACTGATCCGGAACTGGTTTTCCGGTTCCAAAATCCCGACATCACTGAAACCGTCGTAGCTGCTCGCGCTGTCGTCGAGCACCTCGGTGGGGACAATATTGACTCTATCGCAAACGTTAGTCCGGACTACGAATTTGGCCATACCCAGTGGGAAGGGTTCAGCACAGCTGTCGAAGCACTTGGTGGTGATGTCGAAGTTGTCTATGAGGGATGGCCGGACCTATTTGCTGATGATATGTCGAGCCACGTCACCGAAGTGGCCAGCTTGGAGCCTGACGTCCTCTTCACAAGTATGTGGGGAGGAGATATGTCGTTATTCTTGAGACAAGGGAACGAGGTTGGTATGTGGGACGAGGTTGGTGTTCATGCAACGACCATCGGATATGGGGGAGCGCCAGATTTCACCCAAGAAGAGGTTGAAGCTGCGGATCCGACTGTGATGGTCGGGCGGAACTACATCTACAATTATCCACCAGAGCCAATGGCGCCAGCCGTCCATGAACTCCACGAGGAATTGCAGAACTGGGGCGTTAGCGCGGTCTACGGATACACTATGAGCACGTACGGAGCGATGACTTGGTATGCGACCGCCGCTGAACGGGCCGTCCAGCTACTAGGGAGGTGGCCAGAGGCCGAGGAACTTGCCGAAATTATGTCGAACCACGGGTTCGCAACACCGAGCGTGTTCTGTGCCACCGATCCGGACTATTTCAATGGCAGGCAGGCTTTTTCCAATCTTCACAGCGGTGAACTAACGTGGGACGATGAGAACGATCATGCCGGGTGGACAAATGTTCGCGAATGGTCGCCGATCGGCAACCACCCACCGCCAGGAGTCCAGTCGATGGACTGGCTCGAGGGGTGGTAA